Proteins from a genomic interval of Actinoalloteichus hymeniacidonis:
- a CDS encoding DUF3117 domain-containing protein codes for MAAMKPRTGDGPLEVTKEGRGIVMRVPLEGGGRLVVEMSAEEASNLGDALKATAG; via the coding sequence ATGGCGGCCATGAAGCCCCGGACCGGCGACGGTCCCCTCGAGGTCACCAAGGAGGGGCGCGGCATCGTGATGCGGGTCCCGCTCGAGGGTGGTGGGCGCCTCGTCGTCGAGATGTCGGCAGAGGAGGCCAGCAACCTTGGCGATGCACTGAAGGCCACCGCCGGATGA
- a CDS encoding leucyl aminopeptidase family protein, translating into MSVDTMPEVPALTPRLGLVGDLDPAATSVQAWPVFSAAHTSHTGDTEASAPLPALGAEHLREAGARLRVAGFTGKVGQVERIELDNGPQWLFGVGSASPADWRSGGAALLRAVAEQASRAEELDVAPDVTTELTIGLPATIGSDEITELSLGVSLGGYRFTVTGKDRPARISAVTFAVPAGEDDGKTEDVATLQAAVAKAATLASATSLARDLANAPSNVKNPGWLAEQALTASAVHPDLHVVARDEHWLAEQGFGGVLAVGGGSATPPRLIELEWRPAGVAEGPHLVLVGKGITFDTGGLSIKPADGMHLMRTDMSGGASVIAALVGIAALNLPIRVTGLVPAAENHVSGAAYRPGDVVTHFGGRTSEITNTDAEGRLVLADALAYAVERLEPTALVDVATLTGAMKVSLGLRTGGLFGSDDALTESLAAAGDRVGEAWWRMPLLDDHAEDVHGEWADVRQGPPGPGGIMAALFLQEFVGELPWAHLDIAGPARADRVYAEVVPGATGFAARTLIELAAAQVPSQNS; encoded by the coding sequence TTGTCCGTCGACACCATGCCCGAAGTTCCCGCGTTGACGCCCCGGCTCGGGCTGGTAGGCGACCTGGATCCGGCAGCCACGTCGGTCCAGGCGTGGCCGGTGTTCTCGGCCGCGCACACCAGCCACACCGGCGACACCGAGGCCTCGGCGCCGTTGCCCGCCCTCGGTGCCGAACACCTCCGCGAGGCGGGCGCCCGCCTTCGGGTCGCGGGGTTCACCGGCAAGGTCGGCCAGGTCGAGCGAATCGAACTGGACAATGGTCCACAGTGGCTCTTCGGCGTCGGTTCGGCTTCGCCCGCCGACTGGCGTTCGGGTGGAGCCGCGTTGCTGCGCGCGGTCGCGGAGCAGGCGAGCCGCGCCGAGGAACTCGATGTGGCGCCCGACGTGACGACCGAGCTCACCATCGGATTGCCCGCCACCATCGGCTCCGACGAGATCACCGAGCTGAGCCTCGGCGTGAGCCTGGGCGGCTACCGGTTCACCGTGACCGGGAAGGACCGGCCTGCGCGGATCTCGGCCGTCACCTTCGCCGTTCCCGCAGGCGAGGACGACGGTAAGACCGAGGACGTCGCGACGCTGCAGGCCGCCGTGGCCAAGGCGGCGACCCTCGCCTCGGCCACCTCCCTAGCCCGGGACCTCGCCAACGCGCCCTCGAATGTGAAGAACCCCGGCTGGCTGGCCGAGCAGGCGCTCACGGCGAGCGCGGTGCATCCCGACCTGCACGTCGTAGCCCGCGACGAGCACTGGCTCGCCGAGCAGGGCTTCGGCGGCGTGCTGGCCGTCGGTGGCGGCTCGGCGACCCCGCCCCGGCTGATCGAACTCGAATGGCGGCCCGCAGGCGTCGCCGAGGGACCACACCTGGTGCTGGTCGGCAAGGGCATCACCTTCGACACCGGCGGCCTGTCGATCAAGCCCGCAGACGGCATGCACCTCATGCGCACCGACATGTCGGGCGGCGCCTCGGTGATCGCCGCACTCGTCGGTATCGCAGCGTTGAACCTGCCGATTCGGGTCACCGGGCTGGTTCCCGCTGCGGAGAACCACGTGTCCGGGGCGGCCTATCGTCCCGGCGACGTCGTCACGCACTTCGGCGGCCGCACCAGCGAGATCACCAACACCGACGCCGAGGGCAGGCTCGTTCTGGCCGACGCGCTGGCCTATGCGGTCGAGCGGCTCGAACCCACCGCGCTGGTGGACGTCGCGACCCTGACCGGCGCGATGAAGGTCTCGCTCGGCCTGCGTACCGGCGGCCTCTTCGGCTCCGACGACGCACTCACGGAGTCCCTCGCAGCGGCGGGCGATCGGGTCGGCGAGGCGTGGTGGCGGATGCCGTTGCTCGACGACCACGCCGAGGACGTGCACGGCGAATGGGCGGACGTCCGGCAGGGCCCGCCCGGACCGGGCGGCATCATGGCGGCGCTGTTCCTACAGGAGTTCGTCGGCGAACTGCCCTGGGCGCACCTCGACATCGCGGGGCCTGCCAGAGCCGACCGGGTCTACGCCGAGGTCGTCCCCGGCGCCACCGGCTTCGCCGCGCGGACCCTGATCGAGTTGGCCGCCGCGCAGGTGCCGTCTCAGAACTCCTGA
- a CDS encoding MFS transporter yields the protein MFASASDAAGPAVTDGPRAGRAAETTPGTDARRSRRIGLAMLVAGFAVFALLYAVQPVLPQFADQYGLGPGGASLAISAGTGGLAIGLIPLAVLSQAIGRRPVMIASVVAAVLIGAVVPLAGSFPMLITLRALQGLAVAGLASVAMAYLAEETRSAGLGAAIGLYVAGNSLGGMSGRLLTGVLADLTNWRIGLWAVTALAAACAVVFVLALPASSGPRPAPLRFAEVVGGLRAALTDPVLYGPYIVAALGTGGFVSLYNVLGFRLLEPPFLLAPAVVALVFLAYAIGSVSSATAGRAADRLGRPGVLIGGLGITLVGVLLTVPDHLAPILIGLGLLTGGFFAAHAVASGWVGSRASGRARTQAPALYLLAYYLGSSVGGAVGGVAYGRFGWTGLVVVVVGWLLLAAVAAMLAAVAQRRSTDRAQAPSLRPSAAR from the coding sequence GTGTTCGCCTCCGCATCTGATGCCGCTGGTCCCGCAGTCACCGATGGTCCCCGCGCGGGCCGGGCTGCGGAGACGACGCCCGGCACCGATGCTCGTCGTTCCCGCCGAATCGGGCTGGCGATGCTGGTCGCGGGTTTCGCGGTGTTCGCGCTGCTCTACGCCGTGCAACCCGTGTTGCCGCAATTCGCCGATCAATACGGCCTCGGTCCGGGCGGCGCCTCGCTGGCCATCTCGGCGGGCACCGGCGGTCTGGCGATCGGCCTCATCCCGTTGGCGGTGCTCTCGCAGGCCATCGGTCGCCGACCGGTCATGATCGCCTCGGTGGTGGCGGCGGTGTTGATCGGCGCTGTGGTCCCGCTGGCGGGCTCGTTCCCGATGCTGATCACGTTGCGGGCGTTGCAGGGCTTGGCCGTCGCGGGCCTGGCCTCCGTCGCGATGGCCTATCTCGCCGAGGAGACCCGGTCCGCCGGACTCGGCGCCGCGATCGGCCTCTACGTGGCGGGCAACAGCCTGGGCGGGATGTCCGGCAGGCTCCTGACCGGGGTGCTCGCCGATCTGACGAACTGGCGCATCGGTCTGTGGGCGGTGACCGCGCTCGCGGCTGCCTGCGCGGTGGTCTTCGTACTGGCGCTCCCGGCGTCGAGTGGCCCCCGGCCTGCGCCACTCCGGTTCGCCGAGGTCGTCGGCGGACTGCGCGCCGCCTTGACCGACCCGGTGCTCTACGGCCCCTACATCGTCGCCGCGCTCGGCACCGGCGGCTTCGTCTCGCTCTACAACGTCCTCGGCTTCCGCCTGCTCGAGCCGCCGTTCCTGCTGGCACCGGCCGTGGTCGCCCTGGTGTTCCTCGCCTACGCGATCGGCAGCGTCAGCTCCGCCACCGCAGGCCGCGCCGCCGACCGCCTGGGCAGGCCAGGGGTGCTGATCGGCGGGCTCGGGATCACCCTGGTCGGCGTGCTGCTGACCGTGCCCGACCACCTTGCACCGATCCTCATCGGCCTCGGCCTGCTCACCGGCGGCTTCTTCGCCGCGCACGCGGTCGCCAGCGGCTGGGTGGGCAGCCGGGCGTCCGGCCGGGCCCGGACTCAGGCCCCGGCGCTCTACCTCTTGGCCTACTACCTCGGCAGCAGCGTCGGCGGTGCCGTCGGCGGCGTGGCCTACGGCCGGTTCGGCTGGACCGGACTGGTCGTCGTGGTGGTCGGCTGGCTGCTGCTGGCCGCAGTGGCGGCGATGTTGGCCGCCGTCGCCCAACGGCGTTCGACGGACCGGGCTCAGGCTCCGTCGCTGCGGCCCAGCGCCGCGCGGTAG
- a CDS encoding enoyl-CoA hydratase-related protein — protein sequence MIEDDGGVRTLTFNRPAAFNSLTVQLKNDLLVALRDTAVDTSVRAVVLTGAGRAFCAGQDLREHIALLQAGDEAPLRTVEEHYNPLVELITTMPKPVIAAVNGTAAGAGASLAYAADLRIADRSAKFLMAFAGVGLTADSGASWTLPRLIGYGRAMEMMLFGKPVQAEEALRIGMINRLVEDGESVSTAHELAKQLAAGPTTAYFKIKQAMRASASAELTEALATEARTQSEAGQTADHREAVDAFVTKREARFLGR from the coding sequence CTGATCGAGGACGACGGCGGAGTCCGGACGCTGACCTTCAATCGCCCGGCCGCTTTCAATTCCCTGACCGTGCAGCTGAAGAACGATCTGCTGGTGGCGCTGCGCGACACCGCCGTCGACACCTCGGTTCGCGCGGTGGTTCTCACCGGGGCGGGCCGCGCGTTCTGCGCGGGCCAGGATCTCCGCGAGCACATCGCGCTGCTCCAAGCGGGCGACGAGGCCCCGCTGCGCACCGTGGAGGAGCACTACAACCCGCTGGTCGAGCTCATCACGACGATGCCGAAACCCGTCATCGCCGCGGTGAACGGCACGGCGGCGGGCGCCGGGGCCTCGTTGGCGTACGCGGCCGATCTGCGGATCGCGGATCGCTCCGCGAAGTTCCTGATGGCTTTCGCGGGGGTCGGGCTCACCGCCGACTCCGGTGCCTCTTGGACGCTTCCCCGGCTGATCGGTTACGGCCGGGCGATGGAGATGATGTTGTTCGGGAAGCCCGTGCAGGCCGAGGAGGCGCTGCGGATCGGGATGATCAACCGACTGGTCGAGGACGGCGAGTCGGTGTCGACCGCGCACGAGCTGGCCAAGCAGTTGGCCGCAGGACCCACCACCGCGTACTTCAAGATCAAGCAGGCCATGCGCGCCTCGGCATCCGCCGAGCTCACCGAGGCGCTCGCCACGGAGGCCAGGACACAGAGCGAGGCCGGGCAGACCGCCGATCATCGGGAAGCGGTTGATGCGTTCGTGACCAAGCGCGAGGCGCGATTCCTCGGACGCTGA
- a CDS encoding DUF397 domain-containing protein has protein sequence MNEPTDGWRTASASGQTDCVEVRWRIDDATARQGSALVRLRDSKNPDGGMLTLTGGSFVAFLAGVRSGRLPRRRC, from the coding sequence ATGAATGAACCCACGGATGGTTGGCGGACAGCGTCGGCAAGCGGGCAGACCGACTGCGTGGAAGTTCGTTGGCGGATAGATGACGCCACCGCGAGGCAGGGTTCCGCTCTGGTTCGACTCCGCGACAGTAAGAACCCGGACGGCGGGATGCTAACCCTGACCGGCGGCTCCTTCGTCGCCTTCCTCGCGGGAGTCAGATCGGGGCGGTTACCCCGGCGACGGTGCTGA
- a CDS encoding O-methyltransferase — translation MTPETPIAAADAVQDYVAAYLAQDEVLAAARTRGIELGCAPISLGTGAALRFLTTALQARAVVEVGTGTGVSGLCLLRGMAPDGVLTSIDVDPEYQRVARRVFADAALPSGRTRLIMGRGLEVLPRLADGAYDLMFVGSTISDYPLYLEEALRLLRPGGVLVLDNMLDPELLAAVDDRDPEAQALLEVARTVRSDERLAPLLLPLGDGLLLAAKAP, via the coding sequence GTGACACCCGAGACGCCGATCGCCGCAGCAGACGCGGTTCAGGACTACGTTGCGGCGTACCTCGCGCAAGACGAGGTGTTGGCCGCGGCTCGGACGCGCGGGATCGAACTCGGATGTGCACCCATCAGCCTCGGTACCGGCGCCGCATTGCGGTTCCTGACCACCGCGTTGCAGGCCAGGGCGGTGGTCGAGGTGGGTACCGGCACCGGTGTGAGCGGGCTGTGCCTGCTGCGCGGCATGGCCCCCGACGGAGTGCTGACCTCCATCGACGTCGATCCCGAGTACCAGCGGGTCGCCCGGCGGGTGTTCGCCGATGCCGCGCTGCCCTCCGGTCGCACCCGCCTGATCATGGGACGCGGTCTCGAGGTGCTACCCCGGCTCGCCGATGGCGCCTACGACCTGATGTTCGTCGGCAGCACGATCAGCGACTACCCGCTGTATCTGGAGGAGGCGCTGCGGTTGCTTCGACCCGGCGGGGTGCTGGTCCTGGACAACATGCTCGATCCGGAACTGCTCGCGGCGGTGGACGACCGCGATCCCGAGGCGCAGGCCCTGCTCGAGGTCGCCAGGACGGTCCGGTCCGACGAGCGGCTGGCCCCGTTGCTGTTGCCGCTGGGCGATGGGCTTCTGTTGGCCGCCAAGGCACCCTGA
- the glgA gene encoding glycogen synthase — protein MRIGLMTREYPPDVYGGAGVHVGFLVPRLREMIEVDVHCFGEPRAEAQAHRPDSGLAGANAALQALSVDLSMTQAAGSVDLVHSHTWYANLAGQLSALLYGIPHVVTAHSLEPRRPWKAEQLGGGYRLSSWVERNAYESADAVIAVSDAMRTDVLDCYPSLAPDRVHVVRNGIDTDTYHPVTETDALRAMGVDPDRPTVAFVGRITRQKGVAHLVAAAHHIDPAAQIVLCAGAPDTPEIGAEIERAVAELAAVRPGVVWIQRMLEPAEVRQVLSHATVFVCPSVYEPLGIVNLEAMACGTSVVASDVGGIPEVVDHERTGLLVHFDENDTETFQRGLADAVNTVLADPDRATAMGRAGRQRAVTEFTWAGVAEQTVRVYRAALGRSDGA, from the coding sequence GTGCGCATCGGACTGATGACCCGTGAATATCCGCCGGACGTCTATGGCGGTGCAGGAGTCCACGTCGGCTTCCTCGTCCCGAGACTTCGGGAAATGATCGAAGTGGATGTGCATTGTTTCGGCGAGCCACGAGCAGAAGCGCAGGCGCATCGACCCGATTCCGGGCTGGCCGGAGCCAACGCCGCGTTGCAGGCGCTCTCCGTGGATCTGTCCATGACCCAGGCTGCGGGCTCGGTGGATCTCGTCCATTCCCACACCTGGTACGCGAACCTGGCCGGCCAGCTGTCCGCGCTGCTGTACGGCATCCCGCATGTGGTGACGGCGCACTCGCTGGAGCCGAGAAGACCGTGGAAGGCCGAACAACTCGGCGGCGGCTATCGGCTCTCCTCCTGGGTGGAACGCAATGCCTACGAGTCGGCCGACGCGGTGATCGCGGTCAGCGACGCGATGCGGACCGACGTGCTGGACTGTTATCCGAGCCTGGCACCGGATCGGGTTCACGTGGTGCGCAACGGCATCGACACCGACACCTACCACCCGGTGACGGAGACGGACGCCTTGCGGGCGATGGGCGTCGATCCCGATCGACCCACGGTGGCCTTCGTCGGCCGGATCACCCGGCAGAAGGGCGTCGCGCACCTGGTGGCCGCCGCGCATCACATCGATCCGGCAGCGCAGATCGTGCTGTGTGCGGGCGCCCCGGACACACCGGAGATCGGGGCGGAGATCGAACGAGCGGTCGCCGAGCTCGCCGCCGTCCGGCCCGGGGTCGTCTGGATACAGCGGATGCTCGAACCCGCCGAGGTCCGGCAGGTGCTGAGTCATGCCACGGTCTTCGTCTGTCCGTCGGTCTACGAACCGCTGGGCATCGTCAATCTCGAGGCGATGGCCTGCGGGACCTCGGTGGTGGCCTCCGATGTCGGTGGCATCCCCGAGGTCGTCGACCACGAGAGGACCGGGCTGCTGGTCCATTTCGACGAGAACGACACCGAGACCTTCCAACGCGGACTGGCGGATGCGGTGAACACCGTGCTGGCCGATCCGGACCGCGCGACGGCGATGGGCCGGGCGGGCAGGCAACGGGCGGTGACGGAGTTCACCTGGGCGGGGGTGGCCGAACAGACCGTGCGGGTCTACCGCGCGGCGCTGGGCCGCAGCGACGGAGCCTGA
- a CDS encoding PaaX family transcriptional regulator, whose product MRARSALFDLFGGHLRARGGLAPIAALVRLLEPLGFTSPAVRTAVSRTVRQGWLEPVRLPGGPGYRLTSKAERRLDEAAARIYRTRPDDWDGRWHIVVLEELPARESRDRLTSSLRLLGYGELGPVTWVAPRPANELTDVLAVESTRAHSFLGTHQGDDGELARRAWNLDALAEDYLAFIQAWEGRITTVNEADDAASFAASLELLHAWRGFLFRDPGLPGTVLPQEWGGDLAAEFFDRHTARLAPAADRFVGSCLANPAGP is encoded by the coding sequence GTGCGAGCTCGGTCAGCATTGTTCGATCTCTTCGGCGGCCACCTTCGAGCCCGGGGCGGCCTCGCGCCGATCGCTGCCCTGGTGCGGCTGCTGGAGCCTCTCGGATTCACCTCGCCCGCCGTGCGCACCGCTGTGTCCAGAACAGTGCGTCAGGGCTGGTTGGAGCCGGTTCGGCTGCCTGGCGGGCCGGGCTATCGGCTGACGTCCAAGGCGGAACGACGGCTCGACGAGGCTGCCGCGCGGATCTATCGAACCCGTCCCGACGACTGGGATGGACGCTGGCACATCGTGGTGTTGGAGGAGCTGCCGGCCCGCGAGTCGCGAGATCGACTCACCTCGTCACTCCGACTGTTGGGCTACGGCGAACTTGGTCCCGTGACCTGGGTCGCACCCCGGCCCGCCAACGAGTTGACGGACGTCTTGGCGGTGGAATCGACCCGAGCCCACAGCTTCCTAGGCACCCATCAGGGTGACGACGGGGAACTGGCGCGTCGCGCGTGGAACCTCGACGCCCTGGCCGAGGACTACCTGGCCTTCATCCAGGCGTGGGAGGGCCGGATCACCACCGTGAACGAGGCCGACGATGCCGCGTCTTTCGCGGCGAGCCTCGAGCTGTTGCACGCTTGGCGCGGTTTCCTCTTCCGCGACCCGGGCCTTCCTGGCACCGTCCTCCCTCAGGAATGGGGTGGCGACCTCGCTGCCGAGTTCTTCGACCGACACACCGCTCGGTTGGCCCCGGCAGCGGACCGATTCGTCGGGTCGTGCCTGGCGAACCCCGCAGGACCGTAG
- a CDS encoding ESX secretion-associated protein EspG has protein sequence MTAARLAESFLISVAEFDACWEILRLGEPPAQLAIPSPGRTRAARRELLVARMAELAQRDLAAQGEPTPALAADLETLAHPQEAVDAHLLLPQPINAVGAIRHGRGALAARSGDRVWIGTMTPQQLIPELVALAGDVPPGPGESASVRAEVLPDAARRADGDPHVMAEELIARGERPTPAAMLAQMAHRPIRQGQFGASVRTASGVRRRAARLVTFHDTQAGRYLQVRRGMGRDEWVTMTPADNGKIVHALRELVEEAG, from the coding sequence ATGACCGCCGCCCGGCTCGCAGAGTCGTTCCTGATCTCCGTGGCGGAGTTCGATGCCTGCTGGGAGATTCTCCGCCTCGGCGAGCCGCCCGCGCAGCTCGCCATCCCGAGCCCGGGACGAACGAGGGCGGCGCGCCGTGAGCTGCTCGTGGCGCGCATGGCTGAACTCGCGCAACGCGACCTGGCCGCGCAGGGCGAACCGACCCCGGCGCTCGCGGCCGACCTGGAAACGCTGGCCCACCCGCAGGAGGCGGTGGACGCTCACCTGCTGCTCCCCCAGCCGATCAACGCGGTCGGTGCGATCCGACACGGCAGAGGCGCACTCGCCGCCCGCAGCGGCGATCGAGTGTGGATCGGGACGATGACACCGCAGCAGCTGATCCCGGAACTGGTCGCTTTGGCGGGTGATGTGCCGCCGGGCCCCGGCGAGTCGGCCAGCGTGCGAGCCGAGGTATTGCCGGACGCGGCGCGGCGCGCGGACGGGGATCCGCACGTCATGGCGGAGGAACTCATCGCCCGAGGCGAACGCCCCACGCCCGCCGCGATGCTCGCCCAGATGGCACACCGCCCGATCCGGCAGGGCCAGTTCGGGGCAAGCGTCCGCACGGCGTCCGGAGTACGCAGGCGGGCCGCGCGGCTGGTCACCTTCCACGACACCCAGGCAGGCAGGTATCTCCAGGTCCGGCGCGGCATGGGCCGCGATGAGTGGGTGACGATGACCCCGGCCGACAACGGCAAGATCGTGCACGCGCTGCGGGAGCTGGTCGAGGAGGCTGGTTGA
- the sigE gene encoding RNA polymerase sigma factor SigE translates to MPAHSSTETAGPVVSLSNDQATEWTPPTWAEVVQQHADRVYRLAFRLTGNQHDAEDLTQETFIRVFRSLASYKPGTFEGWLHRITTNLFLDMARRRARLRMEGLPEDTDRLPGGGPSPEEVYSSMHLDPDLQAALDALPPEFRAAVVLCDVEGLSYEEIGATLGVKLGTVRSRIHRGRQALKDALEHRRERAQEASV, encoded by the coding sequence ATGCCAGCACACTCGAGCACTGAAACGGCCGGTCCGGTGGTGAGCCTGTCGAATGACCAGGCGACCGAATGGACCCCGCCGACCTGGGCGGAGGTCGTGCAGCAGCACGCTGATCGGGTGTACCGACTGGCGTTCAGACTGACCGGCAACCAGCACGACGCCGAGGATCTGACCCAAGAGACCTTCATCAGGGTCTTCCGCTCGCTGGCCTCGTACAAACCCGGCACCTTCGAGGGATGGCTGCATCGCATCACCACCAACCTCTTCCTCGACATGGCTCGCAGGCGTGCGCGGCTGCGCATGGAGGGCCTACCGGAGGACACCGACCGGCTGCCCGGCGGTGGGCCGAGCCCGGAGGAGGTCTACAGCTCGATGCACCTGGATCCCGATCTCCAGGCCGCGCTCGATGCGCTGCCGCCGGAGTTCCGGGCGGCCGTCGTGCTGTGCGATGTCGAAGGTCTCTCCTACGAGGAGATCGGCGCCACTCTCGGGGTGAAGCTGGGTACAGTTCGGAGCAGAATCCATCGTGGGCGTCAGGCATTGAAGGACGCCCTTGAGCATCGTCGTGAGCGTGCCCAGGAGGCATCCGTATGA
- the glgC gene encoding glucose-1-phosphate adenylyltransferase — translation MKAQPSVLGIVLAGGEGKRLWPLTADRAKPAVPFGGNYRLVDFVLSNLVNAGYVRLCVLTQYKSHSLDRHISTTWRLSGVLGDYITPVPAQQRLGPRWYTGSADAIYQSLNLVYDEHPDHIVVFGADHVYRMDPEQMVRQHIESGAGVTVAGIRVPRNEAKAFGCIDSDASGRITRFLEKPAEPPHVPDDPEVTFASMGNYVFSTEVLLDALRADAADPDSVHDMGGDIIPMLVDRGLAAVYDFGDNHVPGSTERDHGYWRDVGTLDAYYDAHRDLVSVHPVFNLYNQQWPIRTATPPLPPAKFIEHGTARESMVGPGSVISGADIRGSVVSADVMVDDGAIVEDSVLLPGVRIGRGAVVRRAILDKNVVIGPGAAIGVDSARDRESYTVSSGGVVVLGKGARAER, via the coding sequence GTGAAAGCGCAGCCGAGCGTACTCGGGATCGTGCTCGCAGGCGGTGAGGGCAAACGACTGTGGCCCTTGACCGCAGACCGGGCGAAGCCCGCGGTGCCGTTCGGAGGTAATTACCGGCTCGTCGACTTCGTGTTGTCGAACCTGGTGAACGCCGGTTATGTGCGGCTCTGCGTACTCACCCAGTACAAATCGCACTCGCTGGACCGACACATCTCCACCACCTGGCGACTCTCCGGCGTGCTCGGCGACTACATCACCCCGGTTCCGGCGCAGCAGCGACTCGGTCCCCGCTGGTACACGGGCAGCGCCGACGCGATCTATCAGAGCCTGAACCTCGTCTACGACGAGCATCCGGACCACATCGTCGTTTTCGGTGCCGATCACGTGTACCGGATGGATCCCGAACAGATGGTTCGACAACACATCGAATCCGGCGCGGGCGTCACGGTGGCAGGCATCCGGGTTCCGCGCAACGAGGCCAAGGCATTCGGCTGTATCGACTCCGACGCATCGGGCCGGATCACCCGATTCTTGGAGAAACCAGCCGAACCACCGCACGTGCCGGACGACCCGGAGGTCACTTTCGCCTCCATGGGTAATTACGTCTTCTCCACCGAGGTCCTGCTCGATGCCCTGCGTGCCGATGCCGCCGATCCGGATTCGGTGCACGACATGGGCGGCGACATCATCCCGATGTTGGTGGATCGCGGACTCGCCGCCGTGTATGACTTCGGGGACAACCATGTACCGGGTTCCACCGAACGCGATCACGGATATTGGCGCGATGTGGGGACATTGGACGCCTACTACGACGCGCATCGCGACCTGGTCTCGGTCCATCCGGTCTTCAATCTCTACAACCAGCAGTGGCCGATTCGAACCGCGACGCCGCCGTTGCCGCCCGCCAAGTTCATCGAACACGGCACCGCCCGCGAGTCGATGGTGGGCCCCGGTTCGGTCATCTCAGGCGCCGATATCCGAGGCTCGGTGGTCAGCGCGGACGTGATGGTCGACGACGGTGCGATCGTCGAGGACAGTGTGCTGTTGCCGGGTGTGCGGATCGGGCGGGGTGCCGTGGTGCGACGGGCGATCCTGGACAAGAACGTGGTGATCGGCCCCGGCGCTGCGATCGGTGTCGACTCCGCCAGAGATCGCGAGTCCTACACCGTCAGCAGCGGCGGAGTGGTCGTACTCGGCAAGGGCGCCCGCGCCGAACGCTGA
- a CDS encoding LysR family transcriptional regulator, whose product MDDSAGLLARKLAPRLALLRAVASETHVTRVAELLGVPQPTVSRWLAKLSADLGTPVVVRSGRGIRLTRAGELLAEAAGHALAALEPGCRRALDEADPERGLVALAFLHTLGGVQVPELLRGFRAQRPSVRFTLAQAPSATILSQLRSGVVDLGLTSPMPTDVADLRSAPLFEQPLVVAVATGHRLARRKVIRLAELADEQFVGLEPGFGLRLLTDELCAAAGFVPKLAFAGQETDTVRGMVAAELGIAVVPASDGTPPPGVVEITLSPRSARTIGVVWLAGRPMTSAVRAFRDFAIATRPRPSTGRPPATLGPQPRL is encoded by the coding sequence ATGGATGATTCTGCCGGGCTGCTGGCCCGCAAGCTCGCGCCGAGGTTGGCCCTGTTGCGCGCGGTAGCCAGTGAGACACACGTCACCAGGGTCGCCGAGCTGCTCGGTGTCCCGCAGCCGACGGTCAGCCGGTGGCTCGCCAAGCTCAGCGCCGACCTCGGTACCCCGGTCGTGGTGCGCTCTGGTCGCGGCATCCGGCTCACCAGGGCGGGCGAGCTGCTCGCCGAGGCGGCAGGACACGCGCTCGCCGCATTGGAACCGGGCTGTCGCCGAGCGCTCGACGAGGCGGATCCGGAACGCGGCCTGGTGGCGTTGGCCTTCCTACACACCCTGGGCGGGGTGCAGGTGCCCGAACTGCTCCGAGGCTTCCGCGCGCAACGTCCCTCGGTGCGCTTCACCCTCGCGCAGGCTCCGAGCGCCACGATCCTGTCCCAACTACGCAGCGGTGTGGTCGATCTCGGACTCACCTCGCCCATGCCCACCGACGTCGCCGACCTGCGCTCCGCACCGCTGTTCGAGCAACCGCTGGTGGTGGCCGTGGCGACCGGTCATCGACTCGCGCGGCGCAAGGTCATCCGGCTCGCCGAACTGGCCGACGAGCAGTTCGTCGGCCTCGAACCAGGGTTCGGGCTCCGTCTCCTGACCGATGAACTCTGCGCGGCCGCCGGATTCGTGCCCAAACTGGCCTTCGCCGGTCAGGAAACGGACACGGTGCGCGGCATGGTCGCCGCCGAACTCGGGATCGCCGTGGTGCCCGCCTCCGACGGCACGCCGCCGCCGGGGGTCGTGGAGATCACCCTGAGCCCCCGGTCGGCGCGCACCATCGGGGTGGTCTGGCTTGCCGGGCGTCCGATGACCTCGGCTGTCCGGGCCTTCCGCGATTTCGCTATCGCGACGCGCCCTCGCCCGTCGACGGGCCGACCACCGGCCACCCTGGGCCCGCAGCCCCGCCTGTGA